The following are encoded in a window of Cucurbita pepo subsp. pepo cultivar mu-cu-16 chromosome LG12, ASM280686v2, whole genome shotgun sequence genomic DNA:
- the LOC111807088 gene encoding protein enabled homolog codes for MEEDGNAPPPFWLQPSNSLHELDNHRRRHRLSRASSFLLNSSAFLVVLLVIVLCFIWIVIPKFVQFGSQLIRPQSVKKSWDSLNLVLVLFAIVCGFLSRNAGEDSRDSFEDRSVSSRRTIKSNPRNPRQWDGYADHRPIHYTVNRMRSSSSYPDLRLQESSLDAGDQQWRSYDDTHVPNNRFPSSDQLHRRREARPELEREDSDVKSIGFDRSEMREDVYSQMPIPSPPRSPPPQVSPPRSPSPPPTPPPPANTTPKVVKRRPKRTHKVHSHTPAGEIDQHNKNGDSDVAEFQRIPLPPLSPPLFYRESEQKSVKNDKKRGGAPKEIWSALRRRRKKQRQKSIESFEDIVASQRPSTSSLPPPSPPPPPPLPSPSVLQVLFTSKKGKGKKVQSTPSPESPPSIASPEPKPIIEDQNHLLKPHEPPVELARLSSLNDEEYSTRIGGESPFHPIPPPPPPPPPFRMHGDFDSVGSNSSTPRAVSPDMGESEADGQPAAGERKLVKDSTIPMFCSSPDVNSKADKFIARFRADLKLQKMNSIKEKTARKRSNLGRTPGPGPR; via the coding sequence ATGGAGGAAGATGGCAACGCGCCGCCGCCGTTCTGGCTTCAACCCTCCAATTCTCTACACGAACTTGACAACCATCGCCGCCGCCATCGCCTCAGTCGCGCATCTTCATTCCTCCTTAACTCCAGCGCCTTTCTCGTTGTTTTGTTGGTAATAGTTCTCTGTTTCATATGGATTGTGATTCCCAAATTTGTGCAGTTCGGTTCTCAATTGATACGGCCTCAATCGGTAAAGAAGAGCTGGGATTCGCTCAATTTGGTTCTTGTCCTCTTCGCCATTGTTTGCGGGTTTCTTAGCAGAAACGCTGGTGAGGATAGTAGAGACTCTTTTGAAGATCGGAGCGTTTCTTCGAGGCGGACAATTAAGTCAAACCCTAGGAATCCGCGCCAATGGGATGGATATGCCGATCATCGGCCGATTCATTACACTGTCAATCGGATGAGGAGTAGCAGTTCGTATCCGGATCTACGTCTGCAGGAGTCTTCATTGGATGCTGGTGATCAACAGTGGCGATCTTATGACGATACTCACGTGCCTAATAATCGGTTTCCGTCCTCCGATCAGCTTCATCGCCGTCGTGAAGCTCGGCCGGAGCTTGAACGCGAAGATTCTGATGTCAAAAGTATTGGTTTCGACAGATCTGAGATGCGTGAAGATGTATATTCACAAATGCCAATACCTTCTCCGCCGCGGTCGCCGCCGCCGCAGGTGTCTCCTCCGCGATCACCATCACCGCCTCCAACCCCTCCGCCTCCCGCTAATACGACACCTAAAGTGGTAAAACGAAGGCCAAAGAGAACGCATAAGGTCCATAGCCATACGCCTGCTGGAGAGATTGAccaacacaacaaaaatggCGATTCGGACGTCGCGGAATTTCAACGGATTCCGCTTCCTCCACTCTCACCGCCGTTGTTCTATCGGGAATCGGAGCAGAAGAGCGTTAAAAACGATAAGAAGAGAGGTGGCGCTCCAAAAGAAATTTGGTCGGCActgcggaggaggaggaagaagcaaAGACAAAAAAGCATCGAAAGCTTCGAGGATATCGTCGCCTCCCAACGCCCTTCAACATCGTCATTACCACCGCCATCACCACCGCCTCCTCCGCCGCTTCCTTCGCCGTCAGTTTTGCAAGTTCTATTTACATCcaagaaaggaaaaggcaaAAAAGTACAATCCACACCTTCACCAGAGTCGCCACCATCCATAGCCTCACCAGAACCTAAACCAATTATCGAAGATCAAAATCATCTCCTCAAGCCTCACGAGCCTCCAGTGGAGCTCGCGAGACTGAGCAGTTTAAATGACGAAGAGTACAGTACGCGCATTGGCGGTGAGTCTCCATTCCATCCgattcctcctcctccaccgccgccgccgccgttcAGAATGCATGGAGACTTCGACAGTGTAGGAAGCAACAGCAGTACACCAAGAGCCGTTTCGCCGGACATGGGTGAGAGTGAAGCCGATGGACAACCGGCGGCCGGCGAAAGAAAACTCGTGAAAGACTCGACAATTCCGATGTTCTGTTCCAGCCCTGATGTCAACAGTAAAGCCGATAAGTTCATTGCAAGATTCAGAGCCGATTTgaagttgcagaagatgaatTCCATCAAAGAGAAGACGGCGAGAAAGAGATCTAACCTAGGCCGAACACCAGGCCCAGGCCCAAGATAA
- the LOC111806745 gene encoding DNA-directed RNA polymerase I subunit rpa49-like: MAEDTKSFELEDNHYSEPDSNLQSPAKKKKKSEKKKKRVPSVNAKIQVLSNHPQKTPPLVCYFPSGFDPHKDVNEEAVEEQDSVRARVYRHKNKPNRMQLVVSPTGSNVDFVGTNYLGEATAGKQHCSYGLGVLDKATQSLKIVPIASNMIFRLDPRIRGSDVSEMESPSVENEELSVQEKAEKMRELTNLYGTKKSINQAKKLHSLKQEDDPDTKKDLDGKMKNVVVNKEALESTGAQIARNIPTYNVSATTPREAYPLDKIILKGEWSYLEDLYSLLQEEAEISAKYPSFVRNRIYKLQDVQDEEEKKQLCSIFSYITHLIKYKDQHSMGDVASAKSHKFPSMIRQKFSSMFPTSEARRLSTETINLLISHVLVLTLFADEFSSDPSDIAKDLRTSPYDLRLHFDNLGCKFIRKNNLSLVTLPTPLEFPELRQKRRR, translated from the exons ATGGCGGAAGACACTAAATCTTTTGAATTAGAAGACAACCATTACTCAGAACCAGATTCAAACTTACAGTCCCCAgcgaaaaaaaagaagaagagtgaaaagaagaagaagcgagTTCCATCAGTGAATGCTAAAATCCAAGTTCTCAGCAACCATCCCCAGAAAACTCCGCCGCTAGTTTGTTATTTCCCGTCTGGGTTTGATCCTCACAAGGATGTCAATGAGGAAGCAGTCGAGGAACAGGATTCCGTAAGGGCTAGGGTTTATAGGCACAAAAACAAACCTAATAGGATGCAGCTGGTTGTGAGTCCAACAGGGTCGAATGTGGATTTTGTTGGTACCAATTATTTGGGCGAGGCTACCGCTGGGAAACAGCATTGCAGCTATGGTCTTGGTGTTCTCGACAAGGCCACCCAAAGCTTGAAGATAGTGCCTATTGCATCAAATATG ATATTTAGATTGGATCCAAGAATCAGAGGTTCAGACGTTTCTGAAATGGAATCCCCAAGTGTGGAAAATGAAGAGCTTTCTGTGCAGGAGAAAGCTGAAAAAATGAGAGAGCTCACCAATCTCTATGGAACAAAGAAGTCAATAAATCAG GCAAAGAAGCTACATTCTTTGAAGCAAGAGGATGATCCTGATACCAAGAAGGATCTCGatgggaaaatgaaaaatgtagtgGTGAACAAAGAGGCCTTGGAAAGTACGGGTGCACAAATTGCTCGTAATATACCGACGTATAATGTTTCTGCAACTACTCCACGAGAAGCTTACCCACTTGACAAGATTATCCTCAAGGGAGAATGGAGTTATCTGGAGGATCTTTATTCCCTTTTGCAAGAAGAAGCTGAAATAAGTGCAAAATATCCATCCTTTGTCCGCAACAGAATTTATAAATTGCAAGATGTTCAG GACGAAGAGGAGAAGAAGCAGCTCTGTtccatattttcatatatcaCTCATCTAATAAAGTATAAGGATCAGCATTCCATGGGTGATGTTGCTTCTGCAAAGAGCCATAAATTTCCTAGCATGATACGCCAAAAGTTCTCATCCATGTTTCCGACTTCTGAGGCGCGAAGACTGTCAACAGAGACGATTAATCTTCTCATCAGTCACGTTTTAGTGCTTACGCTATTTGCCGATGAATTCAGTAGCGATCCATCAGACATAGCAAAGGATCTGAGAACTAGTCCTTACGATCTACGACTCCATTTTGATAACCTGGGTTGTAAGTTTATACGCAAGAACAACTTGTCATTGGTTACACTTCCTACCCCCCTTGAATTTCCCGAGTTGAGGCAGAAGAGACGACGATAA
- the LOC111806614 gene encoding U-box domain-containing protein 52-like, producing MAAPTAEEEVNDSFTTSHTVIAISRDKNSQYAVKWAVENLFNRKNSGDCILIHVRSQSMHPQDADTVPKEYRPPTEAELHQFFLPFRGFCARKGIVAKEIIIHDIDVPSALIDYVSKHSISNIVVGASHRNVILRKFKHPDVPTCLLKSTPESCSVYVIGRGKVHTKRLKKKPKSQTDGTETPPRAPHLSRSLSKIQKSSYSNISGLSEDKSSSGTSYDSMSGISDHSGPFKSFETSFENLESFTSSETNSRSFVSSNTPSSIEAEMRKLRLELKQTMEMYELASNEAIIAKQEAKEMQQLKMEMVEDQKIERGKSSEEAITTLAEFEKQKNKAATEAAVMAQKLAELETQKKRAIVENKARIEAEEMKKAIDLLERSNVCYKRYRIDEIEAATDHFNESNKIGEGGYGPVYQAILDHTSVAIKILRPDRSHGQKQFQQEIEVLSRMRHPHMVLLLGACPENGCLIYEYMENGSLEDRLFRKDNTPPIPWSTRFRIAADIATALLFLHQMKPEPVVHRDLKPANILLDHNYVGKIGDVGLARLVPPSVADSVTQYHMTAAAGTFCYIDPEYQQTGMLGVKSDIYSFGVLLLQLITARSPMGLSYQVEEAIEHGTFPQVLDPTVTDWPIEDTLGLAQLALQCCELRKRDRPDLHTVLLPELVRLKNLGLSKMPPKGKLPDVCESRDRPASNSNSAPKLRRSGHEERTRNKPNLPMETRYRTM from the exons ATGGCAGCTCCCACGGCTGAAGAAGAAGTTAACGATTCCTTTACCACTTCCCACACGGTGATCGCCATTAGCAGGGACAAGAACAGTCAATATGCGGTTAAATGGGCTGTAGAAAACCTGTTCAACAGGAAGAACTCCGGCGATTGCATCCTCATCCATGTTCGTAGCCAGAGCATGCATCCCC AGGATGCGGATACGGTTCCTAAGGAGTATCGTCCACCGACTGAAGCTGAGTTGCATCAGTTCTTCCTTCCCTTCCGCGGATTCTGTGCACGAAAAGGA ATAGTTGCAAAGGAGATAATCATACACGACATTGATGTTCCTAGTGCACTTATTGACTATGTCAGTAAACACTCCATTAGCAATATTGTTGTGGGTGCTTCCCACCGGAATGTTATTTTGAG GAAGTTCAAGCATCCCGATGTCCCAACGTGCTTACTCAAATCAACTCCAGAATCGTGCTCTGTATATGTCATAGGTAGAGGAAAAGTTCATACTAAGAGACTGAAAAAGAAACCGAAGTCACAAACTGATGGTACAGAAACACCACCTAGGGCTCCACATTTGAGCAGGTCTCTatcaaaaatacaaaaatcatCATACTCTAATATCTCAGGACTCTCTGAAGATAAAAGCAg TTCTGGCACCAGTTATGATTCAATGTCAGGCATCAGTGACCATTCGGGGCCTTTCAAATCGTTTGAAACATCCTTTGAGAACTTAGAATCTTTCACCTCCTCAGAGACTAATTCGAGGAGCTTTGTGTCCTCTAACACCCCA TCTTCCATAGAAGCTGAGATGAGAAAGTTGAGGTTGGAACTCAAACAAACAATGGAAATGTATGAATTAGCTTCCAATGAAGCTATAATAGCAAAACAAGAG GCAAAAGAAATGCAACAATTGAAGATGGAAATGGTAGAAGACCAAAAAATTGAGCGTGGTAAATCTTCAGAAGAGGCTATAACAACATTGGCCGAGTTTGAGAAGCAGAAGAACAAGGCTGCGACAGAAGCAGCTGTAATGGCACAGAAGTTGGCAGAATTAGAGACCCAGAAAAAACGAGCTATTGTTGAAAATAAAGCTAGGATTGAGGCAGAGGAGATGAAGAAAGCAATTGATTTATTGGAACGCAGTAATGTCTGCTATAAACGATACAGAATTGACGAGATCGAAGCTGCAACAGATCATTTTAATGAGTCTAATAAGATTGGTGAAGGGGGATATGGACCTGTTTACCAAGCCATACTCGATCATACTTCTGTTGCCATTAAGATCTTGAGACCAGATAGATCTCATGGGCAGAAACAATTCCAGCAAGAg ATTGAGGTTCTAAGCCGCATGAGGCATCCACACATGGTTCTCCTCTTAGGTGCCTGCCCAGAAAACGGTTGCCTCATTTATGAATATATGGAAAACGGGAGCTTAGAAGACCGTCTTTTCCGAAAGGATAACACTCCTCCAATCCCTTGGAGTACCCGTTTCAGGATAGCTGCTGACATTGCCACTGCCTTACTCTTCCTTCACCAAATGAAGCCAGAACCTGTGGTGCATCGCGATCTCAAGCCAGCCAACATTCTCTTAGATCACAACTACGTGGGCAAAATAGGTGATGTGGGTTTGGCCAGGCTAGTTCCACCATCGGTTGCCGATAGCGTCACTCAATATCACATGACTGCTGCAGCTGGAACATTCTGTTACATTGATCCAGAATATCAACAAACAGGAATGTTGGGTGTGAAGTCAGATATTTACTCATTTGGTGTTCTGCTACTCCAGCTCATCACTGCAAGGTCACCGATGGGTCTTTCATATCAGGTCGAGGAGGCCATTGAACACGGCACATTTCCACAGGTACTTGATCCTACAGTTACAGATTGGCCTATTGAAGATACTCTTGGACTCGCTCAATTAGCTCTGCAGTGCTGTGAGCTAAGGAAAAGAGACAGGCCTGATCTCCATACAGTTCTATTGCCCGAACTGGTCCGGTTAAAAAATCTAGGATTGAGCAAAATGCCACCAAAGGGAAAACTCCCAGATGTCTGCGAATCACGTGATCGACCGGCCTCTAACTCTAACTCAGCTCCAAAATTAAGGAGATCAGGACATGAG GAAAGAACGAGAAACAAACCCAACCTGCCAATGGAAACTCGATATAGAACGATGTGA